The proteins below come from a single Cylindrospermopsis raciborskii Cr2010 genomic window:
- the asnS gene encoding asparagine--tRNA ligase, translating into MIEHRIATILRSSQPEETLVVQGWVRTKRELKGFTFLEINDGSCLANLQIVINQDLPHYQTIIKQINTGASVEVGGVLVASQGKGQRIELKAEAVKVYGDADPETYPLQKKRHSFEFLRSIAHLRSRTNSFGAVFRVRNACATAIHQFFQQRGFMWVHTPILTASDCEGAGELFSVTSLNLQDIPRKENQDVDYSQDFFGKPTYLTVSGQLEAEIMAMAFTNVYTFGPTFRAENSHTSRHLAEFWMVEPEMAFCDLEGDMNLAEEFLKHIFRYVMENCEQDMEFFNQRIDNTVLETAENIVNNQFERLSYTDAIQILEKAEVKFDYPVEWGLDLQSEHERYLAEQLFKKPVIVTDYPAQIKAFYMKLNNDGKTVRAMDILAPKIGEIIGGSQREERLDILERRILAQGMKPEDLWWYLDLRRYGTVPHAGFGLGFERLVQFMTGIGNIRDVIPFPRTPQSADF; encoded by the coding sequence ATGATTGAACATCGAATTGCCACAATACTAAGAAGTAGTCAACCTGAAGAAACGCTAGTAGTACAGGGTTGGGTAAGAACTAAACGAGAATTGAAGGGATTTACCTTTTTAGAAATCAATGATGGTTCATGTTTAGCCAACTTACAGATAGTTATTAATCAGGACTTACCCCACTACCAGACAATCATAAAACAAATAAATACGGGTGCTTCAGTGGAAGTCGGGGGAGTCTTAGTTGCATCCCAAGGGAAAGGACAGAGAATAGAGCTAAAAGCGGAAGCTGTAAAAGTTTACGGAGATGCGGATCCAGAGACTTATCCTTTACAAAAGAAACGTCATTCCTTTGAGTTTTTGAGAAGCATTGCCCACCTGCGTAGTAGAACCAACTCCTTTGGGGCGGTATTTCGGGTGAGAAATGCTTGTGCGACTGCCATACATCAGTTTTTCCAACAGAGGGGTTTTATGTGGGTCCACACCCCCATTTTAACTGCTAGTGATTGTGAGGGAGCAGGAGAATTATTTAGCGTCACCAGTTTGAATTTGCAAGATATTCCCCGGAAAGAGAACCAAGATGTAGATTACAGTCAAGATTTTTTTGGCAAACCCACCTATTTAACGGTGAGTGGGCAATTAGAAGCAGAAATTATGGCCATGGCATTTACCAACGTTTATACCTTTGGACCAACATTTAGAGCAGAAAATTCTCACACTTCTAGACATTTGGCAGAGTTTTGGATGGTAGAGCCAGAAATGGCCTTTTGCGACTTAGAAGGTGATATGAACTTAGCAGAAGAATTTCTTAAACATATTTTCCGATATGTGATGGAAAACTGTGAACAAGATATGGAGTTTTTCAATCAAAGAATTGACAACACCGTATTGGAGACAGCGGAAAATATTGTTAACAACCAGTTTGAGAGATTGAGCTATACAGATGCCATCCAAATTTTAGAGAAAGCAGAAGTCAAATTTGATTACCCGGTAGAATGGGGCTTAGATTTGCAGTCAGAACACGAGCGTTACCTAGCAGAGCAGCTTTTTAAAAAGCCAGTAATTGTTACGGATTATCCTGCACAAATCAAGGCATTTTATATGAAATTAAATAATGATGGGAAAACCGTACGTGCCATGGATATTTTAGCTCCTAAAATAGGCGAAATTATTGGTGGTTCCCAAAGGGAAGAAAGACTGGATATTTTAGAGAGAAGAATTTTAGCCCAGGGGATGAAACCAGAAGATTTATGGTGGTACTTGGATCTACGTCGTTACGGAACCGTACCCCATGCGGGGTTTGGTCTAGGATTTGAAAGGTTAGTGCAATTTATGACGGGTATAGGAAACATTAGAGATGTCATTCCCTTTCCTCGTACACCACAGAGTGCAGACTTTTAA
- a CDS encoding ATP-binding protein produces MITISLKPCSWGTISFASTLYLCPILDLLLADIPKNLQPEIRLGLQEALVNAAKHGNNLDPGKLVVVRFSFTDNQYWWIISDQGNGFTPCCGKLGDPGDYLPPEESESGRGMSLLHQIFDQVEWNHKGTELKLCKQVEIRRFWHANLVPVLGYK; encoded by the coding sequence GTGATTACCATTTCTCTTAAACCGTGCTCGTGGGGTACTATTAGTTTTGCCTCAACCCTTTATTTGTGTCCCATACTAGATCTACTATTAGCAGATATTCCCAAAAATCTACAGCCAGAAATTAGGCTAGGACTACAAGAAGCCCTAGTGAATGCAGCCAAGCATGGAAATAATCTGGATCCTGGTAAACTGGTGGTGGTACGTTTTTCCTTCACAGATAATCAATATTGGTGGATCATATCAGACCAGGGGAATGGATTTACACCCTGTTGTGGCAAACTAGGCGATCCCGGCGATTATTTGCCACCAGAGGAATCAGAGAGCGGGAGGGGTATGAGCTTATTACATCAAATATTTGATCAGGTAGAGTGGAACCATAAAGGAACAGAACTAAAACTGTGCAAGCAGGTAGAAATTAGGAGGTTTTGGCATGCAAACCTGGTTCCGGTTTTGGGTTATAAGTGA
- the psaK gene encoding photosystem I reaction center subunit PsaK codes for MLTSALLAVTATAPLTWSPTVGIIMLVANIFAAGFGKFTIEYPSAPPSTPSPNFFGGFGLPAVLATTAFGHILGAGVILGLHSIGKI; via the coding sequence GTGTTAACTTCCGCCCTGCTCGCTGTTACCGCAACTGCTCCCCTAACCTGGAGCCCCACCGTTGGCATTATTATGTTGGTGGCTAATATTTTTGCTGCTGGTTTCGGTAAATTTACTATTGAGTACCCCAGCGCGCCTCCCTCCACACCATCTCCTAATTTCTTTGGCGGGTTCGGTTTACCAGCAGTTCTGGCAACCACTGCTTTTGGTCATATCCTCGGCGCAGGTGTGATATTAGGACTTCACAGCATCGGTAAAATTTAA
- a CDS encoding DUF6439 family protein — protein sequence MSLNSELNNYSTLELAQALMAKLSISPEDWHRLKSHRNARASELVAAAMVFLVKNEPLEAQARLNQALGWLDKSVSAPPCPSHHL from the coding sequence ATGTCTTTAAACAGTGAGTTAAATAATTATAGCACCCTGGAATTAGCTCAAGCTTTGATGGCAAAACTAAGCATCTCCCCCGAGGATTGGCATCGTCTCAAATCACACCGCAATGCTCGGGCTAGCGAGCTTGTGGCTGCGGCAATGGTGTTTTTGGTCAAAAATGAACCTTTGGAAGCTCAGGCTAGGTTAAATCAGGCTTTGGGTTGGTTGGATAAGTCCGTATCTGCTCCCCCTTGTCCCAGTCATCACTTATAA
- a CDS encoding 5'-methylthioadenosine/S-adenosylhomocysteine nucleosidase family protein, which produces MINIILVPQGAEHQVVCKGINGAHNAKIQVIGIPIGISSLKPFLKNNYPHWNPYLNRQVLLMGLCGSLHPDYGVGNIVLYETCIYETNQVNQINCDVNLTKDIYKHLRDQAFLVRGVKGITSDTVVSKSVEKGGLHRKFGVDVVDMEGFGFLEFFQGTGISTAILRVVSDDSTHNIPDLSKTINPNGSLEILPLLIALTQQPIAASHLISGSLRGLKQLEKLARCLATWQQ; this is translated from the coding sequence ATGATCAATATAATTTTAGTTCCCCAGGGAGCAGAACACCAAGTAGTTTGTAAGGGAATAAATGGAGCCCACAATGCCAAAATACAGGTTATTGGCATTCCTATAGGAATATCATCACTCAAACCGTTTCTCAAAAACAATTACCCACACTGGAATCCATACCTAAACCGACAGGTTTTATTAATGGGGTTATGTGGTAGTTTACACCCAGATTATGGAGTTGGCAATATTGTACTATATGAAACTTGTATATATGAAACAAATCAAGTAAACCAGATAAATTGCGATGTAAATCTAACCAAGGATATATATAAGCATCTTAGAGATCAGGCATTTTTAGTAAGGGGAGTTAAGGGAATAACGAGTGACACCGTAGTTTCCAAATCTGTGGAAAAGGGGGGTCTGCATCGAAAATTTGGGGTTGATGTGGTGGATATGGAAGGATTTGGATTCCTGGAGTTTTTCCAGGGAACAGGGATATCCACCGCCATACTGAGAGTTGTCAGTGACGACTCCACCCATAACATACCAGACTTGTCTAAAACTATCAACCCCAATGGTTCACTAGAAATTTTACCCTTGCTTATAGCTTTAACTCAACAACCCATAGCTGCTAGTCACTTAATTAGCGGTTCATTGCGGGGATTAAAACAATTAGAAAAGTTGGCTAGGTGTTTAGCAACTTGGCAGCAATAA
- a CDS encoding cyanophycin synthetase produces MRFTASVLQKIATEIGAKILIEPEYELIGHITFRNGKRTVFRNTRFNINGFGSANLAQDKAFSNYFLGTLGYKVTEGKTFFSDKMCQKVANPRNIDEGWQYAEKLGLPVIVKPLNLSSGILVTKVYNKNEYYEVAKKIFNVQSVLIVERFYLGNDFRILVLDNEVMAAYQRIPLSIIGNGKSTILELLTIKQEELVKKVEKISIDLADFRIFKNLQKQNLTFESIVPQGMIVYLLDNANLSAGGQAVDMTDNIHPDFQQLAINITKDMGLRLAGVDILTQNITQPLVDYTLLEVNSAPGLTHYASLGEKQRQQVEHLYRKILQELEKG; encoded by the coding sequence ATGAGATTTACAGCATCGGTTTTGCAGAAGATAGCCACAGAAATAGGTGCAAAGATTTTGATAGAACCGGAATATGAACTAATAGGCCACATAACCTTTCGCAATGGTAAGAGAACAGTCTTTCGTAATACAAGATTTAATATTAATGGATTTGGCTCAGCTAATTTAGCCCAAGATAAGGCCTTTTCTAATTACTTTTTGGGTACTCTTGGTTATAAAGTAACAGAAGGCAAGACATTTTTCAGCGATAAAATGTGTCAAAAGGTAGCTAATCCCAGAAACATAGATGAAGGTTGGCAATACGCGGAGAAATTAGGTCTACCTGTTATTGTGAAACCTTTGAATCTCAGTTCAGGAATTCTAGTCACTAAGGTATATAATAAAAACGAATATTATGAAGTGGCAAAAAAAATATTTAATGTACAATCAGTCCTAATTGTGGAAAGATTTTATCTTGGTAATGATTTTAGAATTTTAGTCCTAGATAATGAAGTTATGGCTGCTTATCAGAGAATTCCCCTATCCATAATTGGGAATGGCAAGTCCACCATTTTAGAACTACTCACAATAAAACAGGAAGAATTGGTCAAAAAAGTTGAAAAGATATCAATTGATCTAGCTGACTTCCGAATTTTTAAAAACCTCCAAAAACAAAATCTCACTTTTGAGAGTATAGTTCCCCAAGGGATGATAGTTTATCTGTTAGATAATGCCAATCTCTCCGCAGGTGGTCAAGCAGTAGATATGACTGACAACATCCATCCTGATTTTCAACAACTGGCGATTAATATTACTAAGGATATGGGTTTAAGATTAGCAGGTGTGGATATTCTCACTCAAAATATTACCCAACCACTAGTAGACTACACCCTCTTGGAGGTTAACAGCGCTCCTGGGTTGACTCATTATGCTTCCCTGGGGGAAAAGCAAAGACAGCAGGTGGAACATCTATATCGCAAAATTCTCCAAGAATTGGAAAAGGGATAA
- a CDS encoding YraN family protein — protein sequence MSKLPSSNYGKIGLTGEDLVTKWLKSKGWQILHSRFSCRWGEVDIIAQYDNKTLVPTSVNCKTPLLAFVEVKTRSAGNWDAGGKDSVTTNKQRKILIAAEMFLAKHPDKADYSCRFDVASVFYKKSIPKKQVIQPKALASLSTQEYEFILWDYIESAFDISARLSSI from the coding sequence ATGTCTAAACTTCCTTCATCTAATTATGGCAAAATTGGTCTCACAGGAGAAGATCTAGTGACCAAATGGTTAAAATCCAAGGGTTGGCAAATTCTCCATAGTCGTTTTTCTTGTCGTTGGGGTGAGGTAGATATTATTGCCCAGTATGACAATAAAACTCTTGTACCAACAAGTGTTAATTGCAAAACACCCCTTCTCGCCTTTGTAGAAGTGAAAACCCGTAGCGCTGGTAATTGGGACGCGGGAGGGAAAGACTCGGTTACCACGAACAAACAAAGGAAAATCCTGATCGCGGCCGAAATGTTTTTAGCCAAGCATCCAGACAAAGCAGACTACTCTTGTCGTTTTGACGTAGCTAGTGTTTTTTATAAAAAGTCTATCCCTAAAAAGCAGGTAATTCAACCAAAAGCATTGGCTAGCTTGTCTACTCAAGAATACGAGTTTATACTCTGGGATTACATAGAATCCGCTTTTGATATATCAGCAAGATTAAGTAGTATTTAG
- the rlmD gene encoding 23S rRNA (uracil(1939)-C(5))-methyltransferase RlmD yields MNNNDIVWQQGKIIELEISDLNDNGEGVGRFEGRVVFVPDTVVGDRLLVRLLRVKNKYAHGAVTAIFQPSLQRTRPQCIVADKCGGCQWQHINYEYQLQVKQNQVIQALERIGNFVNPPVASVLTTKSPLGYRNKATYPIKTSSTGQVQAGYYQKGSHLLINLNQCPVQDPRLNPLLTEIKQDIQKQGWSVYDENRHQGEIRHLGLRIGRYTGEILLTLVVKNGQLPGIETQAQQWLHRYPQLVGICLNHNGDRTNAIFGKVTTCIAGVPYLRERFAGLEFKVRPDTFFQVYTETAEALLEVIQSQLNLQGDEILVDAYCGIGTLTLPLAKQARQTIGLEIQPAAVEQAIYNAQHNGITNAKFQIGAVEDILPKLDTLPDIVLLDPPRKGCEPIVLQSLLKLKPKKIAYISCKASTLARDLSLLCASGEYKLKKVQPADFFPQTPHVETVAFLES; encoded by the coding sequence ATGAATAATAATGATATAGTTTGGCAACAGGGAAAAATTATAGAGCTGGAAATTTCCGATCTCAACGACAATGGGGAAGGAGTGGGAAGGTTTGAAGGTAGGGTTGTTTTTGTACCCGATACTGTGGTGGGCGATCGCCTGTTGGTTCGTTTACTCAGGGTGAAGAATAAATATGCCCATGGCGCTGTCACAGCTATTTTCCAACCTTCTTTGCAAAGAACTCGTCCCCAATGTATTGTTGCTGATAAATGTGGTGGTTGTCAATGGCAACACATAAATTATGAATACCAGTTACAGGTTAAGCAAAACCAGGTAATTCAGGCTTTAGAAAGAATTGGCAATTTTGTTAACCCACCAGTAGCATCAGTGTTAACCACAAAATCACCCCTGGGTTATCGCAACAAAGCTACTTATCCTATAAAAACCTCATCTACAGGACAAGTTCAAGCTGGTTACTATCAAAAAGGCAGTCATTTACTAATCAATTTAAATCAGTGTCCAGTACAAGACCCTCGATTAAATCCTCTATTGACGGAAATTAAACAGGATATTCAAAAGCAAGGTTGGTCAGTATATGATGAGAACCGTCATCAAGGGGAAATTCGCCATCTGGGTTTACGGATTGGTCGTTATACGGGGGAAATTCTGTTGACCTTAGTAGTCAAAAATGGTCAGTTACCAGGAATTGAAACCCAAGCACAGCAATGGTTACACCGTTACCCTCAACTGGTGGGAATTTGTTTGAATCATAACGGCGATCGCACGAATGCCATATTTGGAAAGGTAACAACTTGTATTGCAGGAGTCCCCTATCTCAGGGAACGATTTGCTGGACTGGAATTTAAGGTGCGACCAGACACCTTTTTTCAAGTTTACACTGAAACAGCAGAAGCACTTTTGGAAGTGATTCAATCACAACTTAATTTACAGGGTGATGAAATTCTTGTTGATGCTTATTGTGGTATTGGTACTTTAACTCTACCACTAGCAAAACAAGCACGTCAGACCATTGGCTTAGAAATACAACCAGCAGCAGTAGAGCAAGCTATATACAATGCTCAACATAACGGGATCACTAATGCTAAATTCCAAATAGGAGCAGTAGAGGATATTTTACCCAAATTAGATACACTGCCAGACATTGTCCTTCTTGATCCACCACGTAAGGGATGTGAACCTATTGTACTACAATCTCTGCTGAAACTAAAACCTAAAAAAATAGCTTACATAAGTTGTAAAGCATCCACATTAGCTCGTGACTTGAGTTTGTTATGTGCCAGTGGAGAGTATAAGCTAAAGAAAGTGCAACCAGCGGACTTTTTCCCTCAGACACCCCACGTGGAGACAGTGGCCTTTCTAGAAAGTTAA
- a CDS encoding phycobilisome rod-core linker polypeptide, which yields MVLPLLQYKPTTQNHRVSSFGVADQNEDTPYIYRLEDVSSYTDIQSIIWASYRQVFSEHEILKFNRQITLESQLKTGSLSVRDFIRGLAKSEAFYRLVVSVNNNYRLVDITLRRLLGRSAYNKEEEIAWSIVIGTKGFSGFVDALVDSEEYTSSFGDNTVPYQRKRMEGRPYNLVTPRYGEDFQETAGTVRTDWRFVLANFYSEKAKAKRLKEGDPGRFAAMAASVSGKGNYAQRISSFDIDYLSAVPYRGRR from the coding sequence ATGGTACTGCCATTACTTCAATACAAACCTACTACTCAAAACCACCGTGTTAGCAGTTTCGGTGTTGCCGATCAAAATGAGGATACACCTTACATCTACCGTTTGGAGGATGTAAGTTCTTATACTGACATTCAATCTATTATCTGGGCATCCTATCGTCAGGTTTTCAGCGAACACGAGATTTTAAAATTTAACCGCCAAATCACTTTAGAGTCTCAACTCAAGACAGGTTCTTTGTCCGTTAGGGATTTTATTCGTGGGTTAGCCAAGTCTGAAGCTTTTTATCGTCTAGTTGTTTCGGTTAATAACAACTATCGTTTAGTAGATATTACCCTCAGACGCCTACTAGGTCGTTCCGCTTACAACAAAGAAGAGGAGATAGCTTGGTCAATTGTCATTGGTACCAAGGGATTTAGTGGTTTTGTTGATGCTTTAGTTGATAGTGAAGAATATACTTCAAGTTTTGGTGACAATACAGTACCTTACCAGCGCAAACGGATGGAAGGTCGTCCCTATAATTTAGTCACACCTCGTTATGGTGAGGACTTCCAAGAAACTGCGGGCACGGTCAGAACAGATTGGCGCTTTGTTTTGGCAAACTTCTACAGCGAGAAAGCCAAAGCAAAACGTCTCAAAGAAGGCGATCCAGGCAGATTTGCAGCTATGGCAGCTTCTGTGTCTGGTAAGGGCAATTATGCTCAAAGAATCTCTTCTTTTGATATTGACTATTTGAGTGCTGTTCCCTATCGCGGTAGACGCTAA
- the apcD gene encoding allophycocyanin subunit alpha-B has protein sequence MTVISQVILQADDELRYPSSGELKSIKDFFQTGVQRTRIAATLAENEKKIVQEATKKLWQKRPDFISPGGNAYGDKQRSLCIRDFGWYLRLITYGVLAGDKEPIEKIGLIGVREMYNSLGVPVPGMVEAISCLKQASLDLLSGEDAAATQPYFDYIIQSMS, from the coding sequence ATGACTGTAATTAGCCAAGTTATTCTCCAAGCTGATGATGAGCTGCGTTATCCTAGCAGTGGCGAACTCAAAAGCATCAAAGATTTTTTTCAAACAGGAGTTCAGCGAACAAGAATCGCTGCTACCCTAGCGGAAAACGAAAAAAAGATTGTTCAGGAAGCCACCAAAAAACTTTGGCAGAAGCGCCCTGACTTTATTTCTCCTGGTGGCAATGCCTACGGTGATAAACAGCGTTCTCTATGTATCCGTGATTTTGGATGGTACTTACGTCTAATCACTTATGGAGTTTTAGCGGGGGACAAAGAGCCCATTGAAAAGATTGGTCTAATTGGTGTGCGGGAAATGTACAATTCCCTGGGTGTGCCAGTACCGGGTATGGTAGAAGCGATTAGTTGCCTCAAACAAGCGTCTTTAGACCTATTAAGTGGAGAAGATGCAGCAGCTACCCAACCATACTTTGACTATATAATCCAATCCATGTCCTAG
- a CDS encoding pentapeptide repeat-containing protein, whose product MNIKRVFKNQIFLVILSLSLLVIIPLTCLVGITSTALALEYNKEILIGANFSQRDLRDSSFTKANLRQSDFSGSNLSGVSFFAANLESANFTGADLTNATLDSARFIRANLTNAILEGAFAASAKFDGAIIVGADFTDVLLRRDEQNKLCEVAKGINPTTGRDTRETLLCR is encoded by the coding sequence ATGAATATTAAACGAGTTTTTAAAAATCAGATTTTTCTAGTGATCCTCAGTTTATCGTTGTTGGTAATCATACCCCTAACTTGTTTAGTAGGTATAACATCAACAGCTTTAGCACTAGAATACAACAAAGAAATTTTGATCGGAGCAAATTTTTCCCAAAGGGACTTAAGAGATTCTAGTTTTACCAAAGCCAATCTTCGTCAAAGTGATTTTAGTGGTTCTAATCTCAGCGGGGTCAGTTTCTTTGCTGCTAATCTGGAATCAGCAAATTTCACTGGTGCTGATTTAACCAATGCCACTTTAGATTCTGCACGTTTTATTAGAGCTAATTTGACTAATGCTATTTTAGAAGGTGCATTTGCAGCTAGTGCTAAATTTGATGGTGCAATTATTGTAGGTGCGGACTTTACTGATGTGTTGTTACGTCGTGATGAACAAAATAAACTATGTGAAGTAGCAAAGGGAATTAACCCCACTACAGGTAGAGATACAAGAGAGACTCTACTTTGTCGGTAG
- a CDS encoding Tll0287-like domain-containing protein, whose product MKQLQTRLVFVIFSIFFTGWLICGLSTWSLEFNKAKKDILRTAVILLDTAAAIRDYTSNQVKPQFDLIETSLKAPAADQAIQGGNNQAQGYQQTETEVAGFNRVTVPSYAAQQVLNQLEKNKNGYSYRETAINPTNRKDLAAPWELEIINYFAENPKAPQKMGERFDTLTKQKTYYIAKPIQITKESCLVCHSTPERAPASLIKAYGSENGFGWKLNEVVGARIISVPSIVQYNEAHTSIGSYLLAIASIFLVAYTAVIIIIYRWVTKPLDFITHLLEEVSLHQAEGAQLPEDKSNPLNHLNRSINRLLISLNKALKSPQQQ is encoded by the coding sequence ATGAAGCAACTACAAACAAGACTAGTATTTGTCATATTTAGTATTTTTTTCACCGGATGGTTGATCTGTGGACTATCAACATGGTCCCTGGAATTTAATAAAGCCAAAAAAGATATCCTTCGCACTGCGGTAATCCTTTTAGATACAGCAGCAGCAATTAGGGATTATACGTCTAATCAGGTTAAACCCCAATTTGACCTGATTGAAACATCATTAAAAGCTCCTGCTGCTGATCAGGCTATCCAAGGCGGTAATAATCAAGCCCAAGGCTACCAACAAACAGAAACGGAAGTAGCTGGGTTTAATAGAGTTACTGTTCCTTCCTATGCTGCTCAGCAGGTGTTAAACCAATTGGAGAAAAATAAGAACGGATATAGCTATCGTGAGACTGCCATAAACCCAACTAATCGCAAAGATTTAGCAGCACCTTGGGAACTGGAAATTATTAATTACTTTGCTGAAAATCCCAAAGCACCACAAAAAATGGGCGAAAGGTTTGACACTTTGACTAAGCAAAAAACCTATTATATTGCCAAGCCAATTCAAATCACTAAAGAAAGCTGTTTGGTATGTCACAGTACACCTGAAAGGGCACCTGCTTCCCTAATCAAGGCCTATGGTAGTGAAAATGGTTTTGGGTGGAAGTTAAATGAGGTGGTGGGAGCTAGAATAATCTCTGTCCCCTCTATTGTTCAGTACAACGAAGCTCACACATCTATTGGCTCTTATTTGTTGGCGATTGCCAGTATATTTCTAGTCGCATACACAGCAGTAATCATAATTATATATCGTTGGGTAACCAAACCACTAGATTTTATCACCCACCTCTTAGAAGAAGTTAGCCTACATCAAGCGGAAGGGGCACAATTACCAGAGGATAAATCTAACCCCCTAAATCATCTAAACCGATCCATTAATCGTCTTTTGATCAGCCTTAATAAGGCTTTAAAATCACCACAACAACAGTAA
- a CDS encoding mechanosensitive ion channel domain-containing protein, protein MKNFLLLFQAGLTGCLLFSYVFVLSNPEQILPVIIEILKIVVLISITVVFVNTLSFLIIDFWFTHKQGKQPSKLLKFTVSVVLYGIAAAVVLQVLGKDTTQFFTTSALFAAVVGFAMQEPLGNLLSGVFLQINQPFQIGDWIEFQALDGMMVEGVVESVDWDSTDIRQKSGEITYIPNGSIAKNLVKMAAAGNVYRMVDFTVPPNIPPNQVMDIACKALINQPPANVNLDKPLFARMWSYGLEEINYKLFYYPKNYSEAETHTDPEIRCRLWYALNRAGLTTEYQQSEKQHLLQLVNAVEFFRDLSLEAKSLIIEESKTLLFDREELLDNQQLFSGGMFLVGSGSILVQNELIHTSEGNITIPLNRNPQNDYRASLALKPPVIEQVSVQLAKYIGPVAFSLTKEAAKTAPSLYNLYLTLSTEIHNPQQREEFLLHQPLAPTEELIAGDFFGEMSLFLGQPLPKIKITTIEESQILGITPNALLSALDRDGIAISVIAEQVSQYYHTYLSGSLQELPADMLDKKGIVEQIQQYFESRMALNLRS, encoded by the coding sequence ATGAAAAATTTTCTTCTGCTTTTTCAAGCTGGATTGACTGGATGTCTTTTGTTCTCTTATGTTTTCGTATTGAGTAACCCCGAACAGATTTTGCCAGTAATCATCGAAATACTCAAGATTGTTGTTTTAATTAGCATTACTGTGGTGTTTGTTAACACACTTTCTTTTTTAATCATTGATTTTTGGTTCACCCACAAGCAAGGAAAACAGCCATCTAAGTTATTGAAGTTTACAGTTTCCGTCGTTCTTTATGGCATAGCTGCTGCTGTAGTTTTACAAGTTTTAGGAAAAGACACAACTCAATTCTTTACTACATCTGCCTTATTCGCAGCAGTGGTTGGGTTTGCCATGCAAGAACCCTTAGGTAATTTGCTCTCGGGTGTTTTTCTGCAAATAAACCAACCTTTTCAAATTGGTGATTGGATTGAATTTCAAGCACTAGATGGCATGATGGTAGAAGGGGTTGTAGAATCAGTTGATTGGGATTCTACAGATATTCGCCAAAAATCCGGTGAAATTACTTATATTCCTAACGGGTCAATAGCTAAAAACCTAGTAAAAATGGCAGCTGCGGGTAACGTCTATCGTATGGTGGACTTCACCGTTCCTCCCAATATTCCCCCCAACCAGGTTATGGATATTGCCTGCAAAGCCTTAATTAATCAACCTCCAGCAAATGTTAATCTGGATAAGCCTTTATTTGCTAGAATGTGGTCCTATGGTTTGGAGGAAATAAACTACAAACTCTTCTACTATCCGAAAAACTACAGTGAGGCGGAAACCCATACAGATCCGGAAATTCGTTGTCGACTTTGGTACGCTCTCAATCGTGCTGGTTTAACTACTGAATATCAGCAGTCGGAAAAACAACATCTATTGCAACTGGTTAATGCTGTTGAGTTTTTTAGAGATTTAAGTCTGGAAGCTAAAAGCTTAATCATTGAGGAATCTAAAACTTTGTTGTTTGACAGAGAGGAGTTATTGGATAATCAACAACTATTTTCCGGGGGCATGTTTCTGGTAGGAAGCGGCTCTATTTTGGTACAAAATGAATTAATTCATACTTCAGAGGGTAATATTACTATTCCCCTAAATCGAAACCCACAAAATGATTATCGCGCCAGTCTTGCTCTCAAACCACCAGTGATTGAGCAAGTATCCGTACAACTAGCTAAGTACATAGGCCCAGTGGCCTTTTCCCTAACTAAAGAAGCAGCTAAAACAGCTCCCTCTCTATATAATCTTTATTTAACCCTCTCCACTGAGATTCACAATCCACAACAAAGAGAAGAGTTTCTCCTGCACCAACCACTAGCTCCCACGGAGGAATTGATAGCAGGAGATTTCTTTGGGGAGATGAGTCTTTTCCTTGGACAACCTTTACCCAAGATCAAAATCACTACCATAGAGGAAAGCCAAATTTTGGGTATCACTCCCAATGCACTTTTGAGCGCCCTAGACCGGGATGGTATAGCTATTAGTGTCATCGCTGAACAAGTTAGCCAATATTACCATACTTATTTAAGTGGTTCTCTCCAAGAACTACCAGCGGATATGTTAGACAAAAAGGGTATTGTTGAACAAATACAGCAATATTTTGAGTCACGTATGGCACTGAATTTGAGATCTTGA